The Girardinichthys multiradiatus isolate DD_20200921_A chromosome Y, DD_fGirMul_XY1, whole genome shotgun sequence genome has a window encoding:
- the LOC124863851 gene encoding polymerase delta-interacting protein 3-like, with translation MADVSLDEVIRRRGINLKAPAKRPMFGRVGGGDSKNFDARQKIGINDARQRLGGGTGFQVKDAREKLVQKDARFKIRGRGGAGGVQDARQMINSRKQGQSQFGTPAQTTLKAAITQQLQGKTPVPQIQIQTNSNLASANTRQFTTNVQGLNARVSTTPQLSNNVRVMDARDRLSLKRSIGGTQTQAAAEPPLKITKTIQQRPAGILSGIRGMTQPALNDLGSIPSKQIKITTDNNMGQSRTGPVGSMFSMTAPITKVVKNDAYTAPRPPVPVAPTRPNTSTAAARSSAAALQPVSRTLQQSTAETSTATPTPPLLTFSPLEGTKITVTNLHSRVTEEDILELFCVCGALKRARLVKVGVAEVVFVRKEDAVSAYRRYNNRCLDGQPMKCNLHIQGNVITSDQPILLRLSDTPGAGSSSTTKKYGLPPSLSRPSGQRASSQPTPEVDPQTILKALFKSTTQSTSTTEAASSQTTALRIKI, from the exons ATGGCAGACGTCTCGTTGGATGAAGTTATACGGCGGCGCGGAATTAACCTTAAAGCTCCAGCTAAACG gCCCATGTTTGGACGGGTTGGAGGAGGGGACAGTAAAAACTTTGATGCCAGGCAAAAAATTGGGATCAATGATGCAAGACAACGCCTGGGAGGAGGAACAG GTTTTCAAGTGAAGGATGCCAGAGAGAAGTTAGTTCAAAAAGATGCTCGGTTCAAAATCCGTGGCAGGGGAGGGGCAGGAGGTGTGCAGGATGCTCGGCAGATGATTAACTCACGCAAACAGGGGCAAAGTCAGTTTGGCACCCCTGCACAGACCACACTAAAGGCAGCGATAACGCAACAACTGCAAGGCAAGACGCCAGTGCCACAGATACAGATACAAACCAACAGTAATCTTGCCAGTGCGAATACTAGGCAGTTTACCACTAATGTACAAGGACTGAATGCCAGAGTCAGCACAACACCACAGCTGAGCAATAATGTACGAGTAATGGATGCTCGCGATAGGCTGAGCCTTAAGAGGAGTATTGGAGGAACACAGACGCAAGCAGCTGCTGAACCACCtctaaaaataacaaagacCATCCAG CAACGGCCAGCTGGGATCTTAAGTGGAATTCGTGGAATGACGCAG CCTGCCTTAAATGACCTCGGCAGCATCCCCAGCAAACAAATAAAGATCACAACTGACAACAATATGGGACAGTCCCGG ACTGGCCCCGTAGGCTCCATGTTCTCCATGACAGCCCCCATCACTAAGGTGGTAAAAAATGATGCCTACACGGCCCCACGGCCTCCAGTCCCGGTGGCGCCCACCCGGCCCAACACCAGCACGGCTGCTGCCCGTTCCTCTGCTGCAGCTTTGCAGCCGGTGTCCAGGACTCTGCAGCAGAGCACAGCAGAAACCAGCACTGCAACGCCTACTCCTCCTCTG CTGACTTTTAGCCCATTGGAGGGAACTAAAATAACCGTGACCAACCTTCATTCCCGGGTTACTGAGGAGGACATATTG GAACTGTTCTGTGTGTGCGGTGCTTTGAAGCGAGCGCGCCTGGTAAAGGTGGGCGTAGCTGAGGTAGTGTTTGTCCGTAAAGAGGATGCTGTCAGTGCATACAGGAGGTACAACAATCGCTGCTTGGACG GCCAACCCATGAAGTGTAACCTTCATATTCAGGGAAACGTCATCACTTCTGATCAGCCGATTCTACT GAGACTCAGTGACACCCCTGGAGcaggcagcagcagcaccacGAAGAAATACGGTCTGCCTCCTTCTCTGTCCCGTCCCAGCGGTCAACGAGCCTCCTCTCAGCCCACTCCTGAAGTGGACCCTCAGACCATTCTCAAAGCTCTGTTCAAGTCCACCACACAGTCCACCTCCACTACCGAGGCCGCCAGCTCACAGACCACCGCTCTCCGCATCAAGATATAA